A single genomic interval of Camelina sativa cultivar DH55 chromosome 11, Cs, whole genome shotgun sequence harbors:
- the LOC104722222 gene encoding microtubule-associated protein TORTIFOLIA1 isoform X2, whose amino-acid sequence MSTPTTTSGSAAKPTRPARSSSSSSSVAARSSSNSGSLTSFQAMVELKQKILTSISKLADRDTYQIAVEDLEKTIQSLTPETLPMFLNCLYDSCSDPKPAVKKECLHLLSYVCSLHCDSTAAHLTKIIAQVVKRLKDSDSGVRDACRDTIGALSGIYLKGKEEGTNNNNTTGTASSAVGLFVKPLFEAMGEQNKVVQSGAAICMARMVESAASPPITSFQKLCPRICKLLSNSSFLAKASLLPVVSSLSQVGAIAPQSLESLLESIHDCLGSTDWVTRKAAAETLTALASHSSGLVKEKTDSTITVLETCRFDKIKPVRESVTEALQLWKKISGKYVDGAPDESKHSSGEQLGSEKNGDKRSNLADLMKKEASDGSTLSPDSAAKGKGGLPAAVLLKKKAPVLSDKDFNPEFFQRLERRQSVEVVVPRRCKNNDEEESGLDDLNALGSSNRFKNIQADDKQVKGRFDGNGSQAGTSGDDKAGVVNGKETPGNHAAVSNTDKQSEGSFTSNRGNWSAIQRQLLQLERQQTNLMNMLQEFIGGSHDSMVTLEGRVRALERIIEDMARDLSISSGRRGNLTAGFGKYNSFANYPTGKYNGRAPGDRGSQPDGAMRGRMWNSDMGDDWYMPPHAASRNGQARPRRSPRSEQYENEHMVNGRRGWDNKAAGTIRFGEGPSARSVWQASKDEATLEAIRVAGEDGAVPRPNRVAVAPEAEAMGDDENEGQERDPIWASWSNAMHSLRVGDIDAAYAEVLCAGDQHLIIKLVDRTGPSLDQMSNEIANEALNFIAQFLLDHNLYDICLSWIQQLLELLLQDGADTFGVPMELKTEILYNLQDACSTMDPPEDWEGPAPEQLVVQLASVWEIDLQQFDK is encoded by the exons ATGAGCACACCCACTACCACCTCCGGTTCGGCGGCGAAACCGACTAGACCAGCGaggtcgtcgtcgtcgtcgtcgagTGTGGCAGCTAGGTCATCCTCCAATTCCGGTTCCCTCACTTCTTTCCAAGCAATGGTGGAGCTGAAGCAAAAGATCCTCACCTCTATCTCTAAACTCGCCGATCGAGATACATACCAGATCGCCGTCGAAGATCTCGAGAAAACTATCCAGTCTCTCACTCCCGAAACCCTACCGATGTTTCTTAATTGTCTCTACGATTCGTGCTCCGATCCGAAACCTGCTGTTAAAAAAGAGTGTCTCCATCTTCTCTCGTACGTTTGTAGTCTCCATTGCGATTCCACGGCTGCGCATCTCACTAAAATCATCGCTCAGGTAGTGAAAAGGTTGAAGGATTCTGATTCTGGAGTTAGGGATGCTTGTAGAGATACGATTGGTGCGTTGTCTGGGATTTATCTCAAGGGGAAAGAAGAAGggaccaataataataatactactgGTACAGCTTCATCGGCTGTGGGTTTATTCGTTAAGCCATTGTTTGAGGCAATGGGAGAGCAAAACAAAGTTGTACAATCTGGAGCTGCTATCTGTATGGCTAGGATGGTGGAGTCTGCTGCTAGTCCTCCAATTACTTCTTTCCAAAAGCTATGCCCTAG GATCTGCAAGCTTTTGAGCAATTCTAGTTTCTTGGCTAAGGCTTCTCTTTTGCCTGTTGTTTCAAGTCTCTCTCAG GTGGGAGCCATTGCGCCTCAGAGCTTGGAGTCATTGCTAGAAAGTATCCATGATTGCCTTGGAAGTACAGATTGGGTGACACGAAAGGCTGCAGCTGAGACATTGACTGCATTGGCGTCACATTCAAGCGGATTAGTTAAGGAAAAAACAGATTCCACTATTACCGTGCTTGAGACCTGTCGGTTTGACAAG ATCAAACCTGTCAGGGAAAGTGTGACAGAGGCGCTGCAGTTATGGAAGAAGATTTCTGGAAAATATGTCGATGGTGCTCCAGATGAGTCAAAACATTCATCTGGTGAGCAGCTTGGATCAGAGAAGAACGGGGATAAAAGGTCTAATCTAGCAGATCTAATGAAAAAGGAGGCATCCGATGGTTCCACACTTTCACCAGACTCTGCTGCTAAAGGAAAAGGAGGTCTTCCTGCAGCAGTACTGTTGAAGAAGAAAGCACCTGTCTTAAGTGACAAAGATTTTAATCCTGAATTTTTCCAGAGACTAGAAAGAAGGCAATCCGTGGAAGTAGTAGTCCCTCGTAGATGTAAAAACAACGATGAGGAAGAATCAGGACTCGATGATCTCAACGCCTTGGGATCTTCAAATCGCTTCAAGAACATCCAAGCAGATGATAAACAGGTAAAAGGTAGGTTTGATGGGAACGGATCTCAGGCGGGGACATCTGGTGATGATAAGGCTGGTGTTGTAAATGGAAAAGAGACACCTGGAAATCACGCTGCTGTCTCCAATACTGATAAGCAATCTGAAGGATCCTTCACAAGTAATAGAGGAAATTGGTCAGCCATCCAGAGGCAGTTGTTGCAGCTAGAGAGACAACAGACAAATCTTATGAACATGCTCCAAGAGTTTATTGGTGGCTCACATGATAGTATGGTGACCTTAGAGGGCAGGGTAAGAGCTTTAGAGAGGATTATCGAAGACATGGCAAGAGATCTTTCAATATCATCAGGTCGCAGGGGTAATCTCACAGCTGGATTTGGCAAATATAATAGCTTTGCTAACTATCCAACTGGAAAGTATAATGGCCGAGCTCCTGGAGACAGAGGCTCACAACCGGATGGAGCTATGAGGGGAAGGATGTGGAATTCTGACATGGGGGATGACTGGTACATGCCTCCACATGCTGCTTCCAGAAATGGACAAGCCAGGCCAAGAAGATCACCTCGGTCAGAGCAATATGAGAATGAGCACATGGTGAATGGCAGGAGAGGTTGGGATAACAAAGCAGCTGGAACTATTAGATTTGGTGAAGGCCCTTCAGCAAGAAGTGTGTGGCAAGCATCAAAGGATGAAGCTACGCTTGAAGCTATCAGAGTAGCCGGCGAGGATGGTGCAGTCCCTCGTCCAAACCGAGTGGCGGTTGCCCCTGAAGCTGAAGCCATGGGAGATGATGAAAACGAAGGGCAGGAACGTGACCCGATATGGGCTTCATGGAGTAATGCAATGCACTCACTCCGTGTTGGCGACATTGATGCTGCTTATGCAGAA GTCCTTTGCGCTGGTGACCAGCACTTGATCATCAAGCTGGTGGACAGGACGGGACCTTCTCTCGACCAGATGTCAAATGAGATTGCAAATGAAGCTCTAAATTTCATCGCTCAGTTTCTGCTGGATCATAATCTCTACGACATCTGCTTATCTTGGATTCAACAG CTGCTGGAATTGCTTTTACAAGACGGTGCAGACACGTTTGGAGTTCCAATGGAATTGAAGACAGAAATCTTGTACAACTTACAAGATGCATGCTCGACGATGGATCCACCTGAAGACTGGGAAGGCCCTGCGCCGGAACAGCTTGTGGTGCAGTTGGCATCAGTTTGGGAAATCGATCTCCAACAGTTCGACAAGTAA
- the LOC104722222 gene encoding microtubule-associated protein TORTIFOLIA1 isoform X1 translates to MSTPTTTSGSAAKPTRPARSSSSSSSVAARSSSNSGSLTSFQAMVELKQKILTSISKLADRDTYQIAVEDLEKTIQSLTPETLPMFLNCLYDSCSDPKPAVKKECLHLLSYVCSLHCDSTAAHLTKIIAQVVKRLKDSDSGVRDACRDTIGALSGIYLKGKEEGTNNNNTTGTASSAVGLFVKPLFEAMGEQNKVVQSGAAICMARMVESAASPPITSFQKLCPRICKLLSNSSFLAKASLLPVVSSLSQVGAIAPQSLESLLESIHDCLGSTDWVTRKAAAETLTALASHSSGLVKEKTDSTITVLETCRFDKIKPVRESVTEALQLWKKISGKYVDGAPDESKHSSGEQLGSEKNGDKRSNLADLMKKEASDGSTLSPDSAAKGKGGLPAAVLLKKKAPVLSDKDFNPEFFQRLERRQSVEVVVPRRCKNNDEEESGLDDLNALGSSNRFKNIQADDKQVKGRFDGNGSQAGTSGDDKAGVVNGKETPGNHAAVSNTDKQSEGSFTSNRGNWSAIQRQLLQLERQQTNLMNMLQEFIGGSHDSMVTLEGRVRALERIIEDMARDLSISSGRRGNLTAGFGKYNSFANYPTGKYNGRAPGDRGSQPDGAMRGRMWNSDMGDDWYMPPHAASRNGQARPRRSPRSEQYENEHMVNGRRGWDNKAAGTIRFGEGPSARSVWQASKDEATLEAIRVAGEDGAVPRPNRVAVAPEAEAMGDDENEGQERDPIWASWSNAMHSLRVGDIDAAYAEVLCAGDQHLIIKLVDRTGPSLDQMSNEIANEALNFIAQFLLDHNLYDICLSWIQQLLELLLQDGADTFGVPMELKTEILYNLQDACSTMDPPEDWEGPAPEQLVVQLASVWEIDLQQFDK, encoded by the exons ATGAGCACACCCACTACCACCTCCGGTTCGGCGGCGAAACCGACTAGACCAGCGaggtcgtcgtcgtcgtcgtcgagTGTGGCAGCTAGGTCATCCTCCAATTCCGGTTCCCTCACTTCTTTCCAAGCAATGGTGGAGCTGAAGCAAAAGATCCTCACCTCTATCTCTAAACTCGCCGATCGAGATACATACCAGATCGCCGTCGAAGATCTCGAGAAAACTATCCAGTCTCTCACTCCCGAAACCCTACCGATGTTTCTTAATTGTCTCTACGATTCGTGCTCCGATCCGAAACCTGCTGTTAAAAAAGAGTGTCTCCATCTTCTCTCGTACGTTTGTAGTCTCCATTGCGATTCCACGGCTGCGCATCTCACTAAAATCATCGCTCAGGTAGTGAAAAGGTTGAAGGATTCTGATTCTGGAGTTAGGGATGCTTGTAGAGATACGATTGGTGCGTTGTCTGGGATTTATCTCAAGGGGAAAGAAGAAGggaccaataataataatactactgGTACAGCTTCATCGGCTGTGGGTTTATTCGTTAAGCCATTGTTTGAGGCAATGGGAGAGCAAAACAAAGTTGTACAATCTGGAGCTGCTATCTGTATGGCTAGGATGGTGGAGTCTGCTGCTAGTCCTCCAATTACTTCTTTCCAAAAGCTATGCCCTAGGATCTGCAAGCTTTTGAGCAATTCTAGTTTCTTGGCTAAGGCTTCTCTTTTGCCTGTTGTTTCAAGTCTCTCTCAG GTGGGAGCCATTGCGCCTCAGAGCTTGGAGTCATTGCTAGAAAGTATCCATGATTGCCTTGGAAGTACAGATTGGGTGACACGAAAGGCTGCAGCTGAGACATTGACTGCATTGGCGTCACATTCAAGCGGATTAGTTAAGGAAAAAACAGATTCCACTATTACCGTGCTTGAGACCTGTCGGTTTGACAAG ATCAAACCTGTCAGGGAAAGTGTGACAGAGGCGCTGCAGTTATGGAAGAAGATTTCTGGAAAATATGTCGATGGTGCTCCAGATGAGTCAAAACATTCATCTGGTGAGCAGCTTGGATCAGAGAAGAACGGGGATAAAAGGTCTAATCTAGCAGATCTAATGAAAAAGGAGGCATCCGATGGTTCCACACTTTCACCAGACTCTGCTGCTAAAGGAAAAGGAGGTCTTCCTGCAGCAGTACTGTTGAAGAAGAAAGCACCTGTCTTAAGTGACAAAGATTTTAATCCTGAATTTTTCCAGAGACTAGAAAGAAGGCAATCCGTGGAAGTAGTAGTCCCTCGTAGATGTAAAAACAACGATGAGGAAGAATCAGGACTCGATGATCTCAACGCCTTGGGATCTTCAAATCGCTTCAAGAACATCCAAGCAGATGATAAACAGGTAAAAGGTAGGTTTGATGGGAACGGATCTCAGGCGGGGACATCTGGTGATGATAAGGCTGGTGTTGTAAATGGAAAAGAGACACCTGGAAATCACGCTGCTGTCTCCAATACTGATAAGCAATCTGAAGGATCCTTCACAAGTAATAGAGGAAATTGGTCAGCCATCCAGAGGCAGTTGTTGCAGCTAGAGAGACAACAGACAAATCTTATGAACATGCTCCAAGAGTTTATTGGTGGCTCACATGATAGTATGGTGACCTTAGAGGGCAGGGTAAGAGCTTTAGAGAGGATTATCGAAGACATGGCAAGAGATCTTTCAATATCATCAGGTCGCAGGGGTAATCTCACAGCTGGATTTGGCAAATATAATAGCTTTGCTAACTATCCAACTGGAAAGTATAATGGCCGAGCTCCTGGAGACAGAGGCTCACAACCGGATGGAGCTATGAGGGGAAGGATGTGGAATTCTGACATGGGGGATGACTGGTACATGCCTCCACATGCTGCTTCCAGAAATGGACAAGCCAGGCCAAGAAGATCACCTCGGTCAGAGCAATATGAGAATGAGCACATGGTGAATGGCAGGAGAGGTTGGGATAACAAAGCAGCTGGAACTATTAGATTTGGTGAAGGCCCTTCAGCAAGAAGTGTGTGGCAAGCATCAAAGGATGAAGCTACGCTTGAAGCTATCAGAGTAGCCGGCGAGGATGGTGCAGTCCCTCGTCCAAACCGAGTGGCGGTTGCCCCTGAAGCTGAAGCCATGGGAGATGATGAAAACGAAGGGCAGGAACGTGACCCGATATGGGCTTCATGGAGTAATGCAATGCACTCACTCCGTGTTGGCGACATTGATGCTGCTTATGCAGAA GTCCTTTGCGCTGGTGACCAGCACTTGATCATCAAGCTGGTGGACAGGACGGGACCTTCTCTCGACCAGATGTCAAATGAGATTGCAAATGAAGCTCTAAATTTCATCGCTCAGTTTCTGCTGGATCATAATCTCTACGACATCTGCTTATCTTGGATTCAACAG CTGCTGGAATTGCTTTTACAAGACGGTGCAGACACGTTTGGAGTTCCAATGGAATTGAAGACAGAAATCTTGTACAACTTACAAGATGCATGCTCGACGATGGATCCACCTGAAGACTGGGAAGGCCCTGCGCCGGAACAGCTTGTGGTGCAGTTGGCATCAGTTTGGGAAATCGATCTCCAACAGTTCGACAAGTAA
- the LOC104727723 gene encoding F-box protein At4g27050-like → MATDLISNLPDDVLGKILSFVPTKVAASTSVLSKRWRNLLPLVDTLDFDESMLFYPNKKVGNVKATNPHSRLRRRHRFSDFVDKTLALLSNSPRIKKCSLICDYEEDESRINRWIRTVLDRGCLELNLASRCRICIDSQLFTSNTLVKLTISEGFHPQGSLPLDGLFFPALKTLTLLSVSFTTLDMHKFFIHGCPALEEIFIDVWMLYLSSPNVKRVTITSDFDDKFHLRSIKLETPSLLYLDYSSYVAGVHYVVLDSLVEARLDIRLYEKYEDDDGPLWSSFNGNVTSLLEGIRTIKSLHLSRYSLEVFYFCCNKMPLFDDLVYLSIESDEDIGWQVMPILLESSPNLQTLVIKGLVHKVTDWCGDACACIRMKDMELECILSICRVKVLEISGYAGSFRELKQMRHFLGKLECLETVKISVEEDSKNLKYLQANVMALPRVSSKCKIQFT, encoded by the exons ATGGCTACAGATCTGATCAGCAATCTCCCCGATGATGTTCTCGGAAAAATCCTGTCTTTTGTTCCGACAAAGGTTGCTGCTTCAACGTCGGTTCTGTCCAAGAGGTGGAGGAACCTGCTTCCTCTTGTAGACACCCTTGACTTTGATGAATCGATGCTTTTCTATCCCAACAAAAAAGTGGGAAACGTAAAAGCAACAAATCCTCATAGTCGTCTTCGCCGTCGACATCGTTTCTCTGATTTCGTTGACAAGACACTTGCTCTGTTAAGCAATTCTCCTCGCATCAAGAAATGTTCTCTGATATGTGACTACGAAGAGGACGAATCTCGCATCAACCGTTGGATCCGCACTGTGCTAGACCGCGGCTGCTTGGAGCTGAACTTAGCGTCACGCTGTCGTATCTGTATAGATTCTCAACTTTTCACAAGCAATACACTGGTTAAACTCACCATTTCCGAAGGATTTCATCCTCAAGGCAGTCTTCCTCTTGACGGTTTGTTTTTCCCCGCGCTCAAGACACTTACTCTCCTCTCAGTATCGTTTACAACTCTTGACATGCATAAGTTTTTCATCCATGGCTGCCCTGCGCTAGAGGAAATATTCATAGATGTTTGGATGCTATACTTGTCAAGTCCAAATGTCAAGCGAGTTACCATCACTAGTGATTTCGATGACAAATTCCATCTTCGTAGCATTAAGCTTGAGACACCTAGTCTTCTCTACCTTGACTACTCTAGTTATGTCGCGGGTGTTCATTATGTTGTTTTGGATTCGCTTGTCGAAGCTAGACTGGATATCCGATTATATGAGAAatatgaggatgatgatggtcCATTGTGGAGTTCATTTAATGGAAACGTTACGAGTCTGCTTGAGGGGATCAGAACCATTAAGAGCCTTCACTTGTCTCGTTATTCTCTCGAG gtgttttacttttgttgtaaTAAAATGCCGCTGTTCGACGATCTTGTTTATTTATCTATCGAAAGTGACGAGGATATAGGCTGGCAAGTAATGCCAATCCTGCTGGAAAGCTCCCCAAATCTACAAACTTTAGTCATCAAG GGTCTTGTGCACAAAGTTACAGATTGGTGTGGAGACGCGTGCGCTTGCATCCGTATGAAGGACATGGAGTTAGAATGTATTTTGTCTATTTGTCGAGTGAAGGTGCTCGAGATTTCAGGGTACGCAGGAAGTTTTAGAGAGCTGAAACAGATGAGGCATTTCTTGGGGAAGTTGGAATGTCTTGAAACTGTGAAAATTAGCGTTGAAGAGGACAGCAAGAACCTTAAATACTTGCAAGCTAATGTAATGGCTCTCCCTAGGGTCTCATCAAAATGCAAGATTCAGTTCAcctga
- the LOC104722224 gene encoding vacuolar protein sorting-associated protein 22 homolog 1-like, producing the protein MRRRPGIGGLQKAAAARDQYRLLGENVAKLRTDMMKEQLATFKSQLEEFARKHKNDIRKNPAFRAQFHEMCAKIGVDPLASNKGFWAELLGIGDFYYELGVQIIEVCMLTRSHNGGLISLQELCNHLRQRRKKDREAVTEDDCLRAISKLKVLGSGFEVITIGKKKLVRSVPTELNKDHNQILELAQGQGFVTVEEVQRRLSWTSGRVTDALETLLEEGLAMIDNGHKDGKCRYWFPCVSSIYSSIGSET; encoded by the exons ATGCGAAGAAGACCAGGAATCGGAGGGTTACAGAAGGCCGCAGCTGCTAGG GATCAGTACCGGTTACTAGGAGAAAATGTGGCCAAGTTACGCACTGATATGATGAAAGAACAGCTTGCCACTTTCAAGTCTCAGCTTGAAGAGTTCGCTCGCAAACACAAG AATGACATCCGTAAAAATCCAGCCTTCAGGGCTCAATTCCATGAAATGTGTGCTAAAATTGGTGTGGATCCTCTAGCTTCAAACAAGGGTTTCTGGGCTGAGCTACTGGGAATTGGTGATTTCTACTATGAACTTG GAGTTCAGATTATTGAAGTTTGTATGCTTACAAGGTCACACAATGGAGGTTTGATCAGCTTGCAAGAGCTCTGCAACCATCTTCgtcaaagaaggaagaaagaccGTGAAGCTGTGACTGAAGATGATTGTCTTCGGGCTATTAGCAAGTTAAAG gTATTGGGTAGCGGATTTGAGGTTATTACAATTGGCAAGAAAAAGCTGGTCCGTTCAGTTCCCACAGAGCTGAACAAAGACCATAACCAGATCTTGGAATTGGCTCAg GGCCAAGGCTTTGTGACTGTGGAAGAGGTACAAAGACGCCTCTCATGGACATCTGGTCGGGTTACAGATGCTCTCGAAACTTTGTTAGAA GAGGGCCTCGCAATGATCGACAATGGCCATAAAGACGGAAAGTGTCGATACTGGTTCCCCTGTGTTTCTTCTATTTATTCATCCATTGGATCTGAAACTTAA
- the LOC104722222 gene encoding microtubule-associated protein TORTIFOLIA1 isoform X3 yields the protein MSTPTTTSGSAAKPTRPARSSSSSSSVAARSSSNSGSLTSFQAMVELKQKILTSISKLADRDTYQIAVEDLEKTIQSLTPETLPMFLNCLYDSCSDPKPAVKKECLHLLSYVCSLHCDSTAAHLTKIIAQVVKRLKDSDSGVRDACRDTIGALSGIYLKGKEEGTNNNNTTGTASSAVGLFVKPLFEAMGEQNKVVQSGAAICMARMVESAASPPITSFQKLCPRICKLLSNSSFLAKASLLPVVSSLSQVGAIAPQSLESLLESIHDCLGSTDWVTRKAAAETLTALASHSSGLVKEKTDSTITVLETCRFDKIKPVRESVTEALQLWKKISGKYVDGAPDESKHSSGEQLGSEKNGDKRSNLADLMKKEASDGSTLSPDSAAKGKGGLPAAVLLKKKAPVLSDKDFNPEFFQRLERRQSVEVVVPRRCKNNDEEESGLDDLNALGSSNRFKNIQADDKQVKGRFDGNGSQAGTSGDDKAGVVNGKETPGNHAAVSNTDKQSEGSFTSNRGNWSAIQRQLLQLERQQTNLMNMLQEFIGGSHDSMVTLEGRVRALERIIEDMARDLSISSGRRGNLTAGFGKYNSFANYPTGKYNGRAPGDRGSQPDGAMRGRMWNSDMGDDWYMPPHAASRNGQARPRRSPRSEQYENEHMVNGRRGWDNKAAGTIRFGEGPSARSVWQASKDEATLEAIRVAGEDGAVPRPNRVAVAPEAEAMGDDENEGQERDPIWASWSNAMHSLRVGDIDAAYAEVLCAGDQHLIIKLVDRTGPSLDQMSNEIANEALNFIAQFLLDHNLYDICLSWIQQLLELLLQDGADTFGVPMELKTEILYNLQDACSTMDPPEDWEGPAPEQLVVQLASVWEIDLQQFDK from the exons ATGAGCACACCCACTACCACCTCCGGTTCGGCGGCGAAACCGACTAGACCAGCGaggtcgtcgtcgtcgtcgtcgagTGTGGCAGCTAGGTCATCCTCCAATTCCGGTTCCCTCACTTCTTTCCAAGCAATGGTGGAGCTGAAGCAAAAGATCCTCACCTCTATCTCTAAACTCGCCGATCGAGATACATACCAGATCGCCGTCGAAGATCTCGAGAAAACTATCCAGTCTCTCACTCCCGAAACCCTACCGATGTTTCTTAATTGTCTCTACGATTCGTGCTCCGATCCGAAACCTGCTGTTAAAAAAGAGTGTCTCCATCTTCTCTCGTACGTTTGTAGTCTCCATTGCGATTCCACGGCTGCGCATCTCACTAAAATCATCGCTCAGGTAGTGAAAAGGTTGAAGGATTCTGATTCTGGAGTTAGGGATGCTTGTAGAGATACGATTGGTGCGTTGTCTGGGATTTATCTCAAGGGGAAAGAAGAAGggaccaataataataatactactgGTACAGCTTCATCGGCTGTGGGTTTATTCGTTAAGCCATTGTTTGAGGCAATGGGAGAGCAAAACAAAGTTGTACAATCTGGAGCTGCTATCTGTATGGCTAGGATGGTGGAGTCTGCTGCTAGTCCTCCAATTACTTCTTTCCAAAAGCTATGCCCTAGGATCTGCAAGCTTTTGAGCAATTCTAGTTTCTTGGCTAAGGCTTCTCTTTTGCCTGTTGTTTCAAGTCTCTCTCAG GTGGGAGCCATTGCGCCTCAGAGCTTGGAGTCATTGCTAGAAAGTATCCATGATTGCCTTGGAAGTACAGATTGGGTGACACGAAAGGCTGCAGCTGAGACATTGACTGCATTGGCGTCACATTCAAGCGGATTAGTTAAGGAAAAAACAGATTCCACTATTACCGTGCTTGAGACCTGTCGGTTTGACAAG ATCAAACCTGTCAGGGAAAGTGTGACAGAGGCGCTGCAGTTATGGAAGAAGATTTCTGGAAAATATGTCGATGGTGCTCCAGATGAGTCAAAACATTCATCTGGTGAGCAGCTTGGATCAGAGAAGAACGGGGATAAAAGGTCTAATCTAGCAGATCTAATGAAAAAGGAGGCATCCGATGGTTCCACACTTTCACCAGACTCTGCTGCTAAAGGAAAAGGAGGTCTTCCTGCAGCAGTACTGTTGAAGAAGAAAGCACCTGTCTTAAGTGACAAAGATTTTAATCCTGAATTTTTCCAGAGACTAGAAAGAAGGCAATCCGTGGAAGTAGTAGTCCCTCGTAGATGTAAAAACAACGATGAGGAAGAATCAGGACTCGATGATCTCAACGCCTTGGGATCTTCAAATCGCTTCAAGAACATCCAAGCAGATGATAAACAGGTAAAAGGTAGGTTTGATGGGAACGGATCTCAGGCGGGGACATCTGGTGATGATAAGGCTGGTGTTGTAAATGGAAAAGAGACACCTGGAAATCACGCTGCTGTCTCCAATACTGATAAGCAATCTGAAGGATCCTTCACAAGTAATAGAGGAAATTGGTCAGCCATCCAGAGGCAGTTGTTGCAGCTAGAGAGACAACAGACAAATCTTATGAACATGCTCCAAGAGTTTATTGGTGGCTCACATGATAGTATGGTGACCTTAGAGGGCAGGGTAAGAGCTTTAGAGAGGATTATCGAAGACATGGCAAGAGATCTTTCAATATCATCAGGTCGCAGGGGTAATCTCACAGCTGGATTTGGCAAATATAATAGCTTTGCTAACTATCCAACTGGAAAGTATAATGGCCGAGCTCCTGGAGACAGAGGCTCACAACCGGATGGAGCTATGAGGGGAAGGATGTGGAATTCTGACATGGGGGATGACTGGTACATGCCTCCACATGCTGCTTCCAGAAATGGACAAGCCAGGCCAAGAAGATCACCTCGGTCAGAGCAATATGAGAATGAGCACATG GTGAATGGCAGGAGAGGTTGGGATAACAAAGCAGCTGGAACTATTAGATTTGGTGAAGGCCCTTCAGCAAGAAGTGTGTGGCAAGCATCAAAGGATGAAGCTACGCTTGAAGCTATCAGAGTAGCCGGCGAGGATGGTGCAGTCCCTCGTCCAAACCGAGTGGCGGTTGCCCCTGAAGCTGAAGCCATGGGAGATGATGAAAACGAAGGGCAGGAACGTGACCCGATATGGGCTTCATGGAGTAATGCAATGCACTCACTCCGTGTTGGCGACATTGATGCTGCTTATGCAGAAGTCCTTTGCGCTGGTGACCAGCACTTGATCATCAAGCTGGTGGACAGGACGGGACCTTCTCTCGACCAGATGTCAAATGAGATTGCAAATGAAGCTCTAAATTTCATCGCTCAGTTTCTGCTGGATCATAATCTCTACGACATCTGCTTATCTTGGATTCAACAG CTGCTGGAATTGCTTTTACAAGACGGTGCAGACACGTTTGGAGTTCCAATGGAATTGAAGACAGAAATCTTGTACAACTTACAAGATGCATGCTCGACGATGGATCCACCTGAAGACTGGGAAGGCCCTGCGCCGGAACAGCTTGTGGTGCAGTTGGCATCAGTTTGGGAAATCGATCTCCAACAGTTCGACAAGTAA